ATGCGTGAGATCCTGTTGACATCTTCCGTGCTGATCCTGGCGGTCCTGCTGTTGCGGCGGGCCTTCCGGGACCGGATTTCCCGCCGGGCCCAGTATGTCCTGTGGGCGCTGGTGCTGGTGCGGCTGCTGGTGCCGGTGAGCCTGCCGGGAGCGGACTTCTCCGTCCTGTCGGCGGCGGAGCCGGTGGGCCGGACAGTGACGGAACGGCTGGAACAGCGGGAAATTTACAGAGTGCCGCTGGCCCCCTCTCCCATGGGGACAGCGCCCCAGGTCACATCCCCCGCACCTCAGATAGAGGGAGGCGGCTCCCCCTCGGGGGAGGCGGCCGCGCCCTCCGGCGGGGAGGAAGCCTTTTCTTACCCGGTCATCCGGGAGCGGGTGGTGACGGCGGCGGACCTGCTGACGGTCCTCTGGCTGATCGGCATCGCCGCCATGGCGGTGTGGTTTCTGGTGACCAACCTGCGCTTCTGGCAAAAGCTCCGGAGGACGAGGGCGCCCTATGCCGCGGAGAACTGCAGGTATCCCGTCTATCTGGTGGAGGCAGGTCTCCCCTCCCCCTGCCTGTTCGGGCTGTTCCGGCCCGCCATTTATCTTACCCCCGCCGTTGTCACCTCTCCGGAGCGGCTGCGGCATGTGCTGGCCCATGAGACCGCCCACGCCCGCCATCTGGACCCGTTGTGGTCGCTGCTGCGGAGCGTGTGCCTCGCGGTGTACTGGTTCGACCCTCTGGTGTGGATCGCCGCCGCCGTCTCCAAGGCCGACGGGGAGCTGGCCTGCGACGAGGCCGCCATCCAGGCCCTGGGAGAGGGCGAACGCATCCCCTACGGCAAAACGCTGCTGTCCCTGATTCCGGTGCGGACGGGTCCCGGCTCTCCCCTGCTGTCCGCCACCACCATGACGGCAGATAAGCGGCAGCTGAAGGACCGGATCACCCGCATCGCCCAGGGACAACAGACCCGGGCAGCGGCTTTGTTTCTGGTTCTGGCGCTGGCAGCGGGCGTCTGCGCCGTCACCTTCACCGGGGCCAAGGCGGATGGGGAAACCGGCGGTGTCCGCTCCCTCACCGGCGACGAGCTGGCGTATTTTAATGAGGAGTTCTTCAATCAGGAGGGTACTTACAGCATCCGCAACCAATTTTTGAACTCCCTGTACGAGAAGCCGGAGGACATCGACCTCTTTGAGCTGTTCTATTGCGGCACGGGGATCGACGCGCCTATGACCGATGAGGAGCTGCGGCAGGTGGGCAGCTTTGACACCGCAGGGGAGCTGATCTGCCCTGTGGACAAGATGTCCGTGGAGGCCATCAACCAGGTGCTGCTGGAGAACACCGGCCTCACGCTGGAGGAGACGGGGCGGATCGGGATGGACTACTTCCAGTACCTCCCGGAGTATGATGCCTACTATCACAGCCACGGGGATACCAACTACTTCTCGGGCGTCAACATCACTGCCGGGGAGCGGGTGGGCGATACCATCCGGCTCTACTACGACGACACGTTCCATGTTGACGGCTGGAAGTGCGTGACACTGGAAGAACAGGCCGACGGCTCCTACTGGTTTGTCTCCAACCAGCCCAGTGAGCGGCCCGCCATCCCTACCGTGTACCCGGAGGGGAGCCGGTGCTGACCATTCCGCTGACAGACCTCACACCCTATGAGCCGGAGACCATGGAGGCCATTCGGCACCGGAATGACTGCGCCGAGCGTGGCACTGGCTATATCATGCACACCGAGGACGGCGATGAACTCTCTGTCCGCACCTATCTCTCCACCGACGGCAATCTCTACGCCGCCGTGATTTATGACGAGGCGGCGGGCCGGGACGGGATGCGCACATGGGATGTGGGCTGCTTCTTCACCTTCCCGGAGCATAACACGCTGAGTTACAGCGATTCCGGCGGCTACGCCGTCTCCATGGACTCCTTCTCCGATCTGTTCGGCCATGATGGGCTGGTCATCCGTTACTCCGGCGAGCTGGACGAACATACAGGCGCCACCTTCCACGACTATTACTATTTCGACACCGAGGGAAATCCCGT
This DNA window, taken from Dysosmobacter welbionis, encodes the following:
- a CDS encoding M56 family metallopeptidase, which translates into the protein MREILLTSSVLILAVLLLRRAFRDRISRRAQYVLWALVLVRLLVPVSLPGADFSVLSAAEPVGRTVTERLEQREIYRVPLAPSPMGTAPQVTSPAPQIEGGGSPSGEAAAPSGGEEAFSYPVIRERVVTAADLLTVLWLIGIAAMAVWFLVTNLRFWQKLRRTRAPYAAENCRYPVYLVEAGLPSPCLFGLFRPAIYLTPAVVTSPERLRHVLAHETAHARHLDPLWSLLRSVCLAVYWFDPLVWIAAAVSKADGELACDEAAIQALGEGERIPYGKTLLSLIPVRTGPGSPLLSATTMTADKRQLKDRITRIAQGQQTRAAALFLVLALAAGVCAVTFTGAKADGETGGVRSLTGDELAYFNEEFFNQEGTYSIRNQFLNSLYEKPEDIDLFELFYCGTGIDAPMTDEELRQVGSFDTAGELICPVDKMSVEAINQVLLENTGLTLEETGRIGMDYFQYLPEYDAYYHSHGDTNYFSGVNITAGERVGDTIRLYYDDTFHVDGWKCVTLEEQADGSYWFVSNQPSERPAIPTVYPEGSRC